A genomic window from Salvia miltiorrhiza cultivar Shanhuang (shh) chromosome 5, IMPLAD_Smil_shh, whole genome shotgun sequence includes:
- the LOC130985343 gene encoding protein S40-1-like, whose protein sequence is MAEEFEESEVVFNVNDEGGDGGRDFQLSSKEFTRKKLKKKQNSTVPVSIPEKVSWLRYVDPDLDNDDGGEMVPPHVIVGRRVAGKMMAFSVCTGNGRTLKGRDLSQVRNSILKLTGFLET, encoded by the coding sequence ATGGCGGAAGAGTTCGAGGAGTCCGAGGTTGTCTTCAACGTTAACGACgaaggcggcgacggcggccgCGATTTCCAGCTGAGTTCGAAGGAATTCACGAGGAAGAAGCTGAAGAAGAAGCAGAACTCGACGGTTCCGGTGAGCATCCCGGAGAAGGTGTCGTGGCTCCGGTACGTGGACCCCGATTTGGATAACGACGACGGCGGCGAGATGGTGCCGCCGCACGTCATCGTGGGGCGGCGCGTGGCCGGGAAGATGATGGCCTTCTCCGTTTGCACGGGCAACGGGAGGACTCTCAAGGGACGGGATTTGAGCCAAGTCCGTAACTCCATTCTCAAGCTCACCGGTTTTCTAGAAACGTGA